A genomic window from Brassica napus cultivar Da-Ae unplaced genomic scaffold, Da-Ae ScsIHWf_1423;HRSCAF=2011, whole genome shotgun sequence includes:
- the LOC125597316 gene encoding xanthine dehydrogenase 2-like produces the protein MLRKGDVELCFQSGQCDKIIEGEVQMGSQEHFYMEPHGSLVWTSDGGNEVHMISSTQDPHRHQQYVSHVLGLPMSKVVCKTKRIGGGFGGKETRSAFIAAAASVPSYLLNRPVKLILDRDVDMMISGHRHSFVGKYKVGFTNDGKVLAYDLEV, from the exons ATGCTAAGGAAAGGAGATGTAGAGCTATGCTTTCAGTCAGGTCAGTGCGATAAGATAATAGAAGGAGAGGTTCAAATGGGCAGCCAGGAACACTTCTACATGGAGCCTCATGGTAGTTTGGTTTGGACAAGTGATGGAGGCAATGAAGTTCATATGATCTCATCCACTCAA GATCCTCATAGGCACCAGCAATATGTTTCACATGTTCTTGGACTTCCAATGTCTAAAGTGGTATGCAAAACCAAAAGAATTGGTGGTGGCTTTGGTGGCAAGGAAACGAGATCAGCCTTCATAGCTGCTGCAGCTTCTGTTCCTTCCTACCTTTTGAACCGACCAGTGAAACTCATACTGGACAGAGATGTGGACATGATGATATCTGGTCACCGTCATAGTTTTGTTGGAAAGTACAAG GTTGGGTTTACTAATGATGGGAAAGTATTGGCGTATGACCTTGAAGTCTAG
- the LOC125597315 gene encoding uncharacterized protein LOC125597315 codes for MRCVLNPPPQSLVDLKAHGHQLTLLPRLFSFSCNACGLKGDRSPYMCVQCDFMIHQDCLGLPRVININRHNHRVSRTSILGVVNSVCGVCRKKVDWTCGGFSCQRCPGYVVHSKCATREDVWNGKELEGVPEEDEDVEPYVVVDENTIQHFSHKEHYLRLHRNGVLYEDNKWCSACTHPIGLQSFYDCMDCDFSLHHKCAECPKKKWHVLHNEQLTLVTNKELRVFSCDACNRTSNGFMYKDGDKKLDVLCGSISEPFVHPSHPEHPLYYIPTGELCDGCSNIERRMLRCVEGDCEYVLGFKCATLPQVVKHRIDDHPLSLCYGEKKASGKYWCDICEERTYPNNWFYTCKDQRASLHTECVLGDFEGLMPRSVAKLWGESYEVELNNSVTRPFCSRCKSRCMYPIKLKLLGTSGTYACSYFCSS; via the coding sequence ATGCGCTGTGTTCTGAACCCACCACCACAATCTcttgttgatttgaaagctCATGGTCACCAACTCACCCTCCTTCCAagactcttttctttttcatgtaATGCTTGTGGGCTGAAAGGAGACCGAAGCCCCTACATGTGTGTTCAATGTGATTTCATGATCCATCAAGACTGTCTTGGTCTTCCACGTGTCATTAACATCAATCGGCATAATCACCGTGTTTCTCGTACTTCGATTCTTGGTGTTGTGAATTCTGTGTGCGGAGTTTGTCGCAAGAAGGTGGATTGGACTTGTGGTGGGTTTTCTTGTCAAAGGTGTCCTGGCTATGTCGTTCATTCTAAATGTGCTACTAGAGAGGATGTGTGGAACGGAAAAGAACTCGAAGGAGTACctgaagaagacgaagatgtAGAACCATATGTGGTGGTAGATGAAAACACAATACAACATTTCAGCCACAAAGAGCATTACCTAAGGCTCCACAGGAATGGTGTTCTCTATGAGGATAACAAGTGGTGTAGTGCATGCACCCATCCCATCGGTCTCCAATCCTTTTATGACTGTATGGATTGTGATTTTTCTCTCCATCATAAATGTGCTGAATGTCCTAAAAAGAAATGGCATGTGCTACACAATGAACAGCTTACTTTAGTTACGAACAAGGAGCTACGTGTCTTCAGTTGTGATGCTTGCAATCGAACGTCCAATGGTTTCATGTACAAAGATGGTGATAAGAAGTTAGATGTCTTGTGCGGTTCAATTTCGGAGCCATTTGTCCATCCAAGTCATCCCGAACATCCCTTATATTACATTCCAACAGGAGAACTATGCGATGGTTGCAGCAACATAGAACGTCGGATGCTTAGGTGCGTTGAAGGTGATTGTGAATATGTATTGGGTTTCAAATGTGCCACTCTACCACAAGTGGTAAAGCACAGAATAGATGATCATCCTCTCTCACTATGCTATGGCGAGAAAAAGGCAAGTGGTAAATACTGGTGTGACATTTGTGAGGAAAGAACCTATCCAAATAACTGGTTCTACACGTGTAAAGATCAGCGGGCTAGTTTGCATACAGAATGTGTGCTCGGAGACTTTGAAGGGCTCATGCCAAGAAGCGTAGCAAAGTTGTGGGGCGAATCATATGAGGTGGAGCTCAATAATAGTGTAACTCGCCCATTTTGCAGCAGGTGTAAGTCTCGTTGCATGTACCCTATCAAACTCAAGTTGCTTGGAACCTCAGGAACATACGCTTGCTCTTATTTTTGCTCATCTTAA